ACACCGCTTCGACGCGGGAGCGTCGGAGGCGGCGCGGGATGCCGGGAGCCGGCGGGTATTCGTCGAAGCCGAGCAGCTCGTCCCCGACACGGAGCTCCCCGATCGGCCGCCAGACGAAGTCCGCACCGAGCACCGGCGTGTCCGGCGCCAGGCAATAGCTGCAACCGTGACTGCAGCCCCGGTACGGGTTCAGGCTGACATCGAAGCCGATGTCCGGGCTCTGGTTGCGCGCGAGCAGGGTGCGCGACGGATCGCGGAAGTAGCGCGTCGCCAGCGGGCGCTCGCTGTCCGTGGGGTCGGCGGGGGCGTCGTGGACGAACTCGGGGGCGTCGGAGTAGGCGAGCCGATCGAAGCGGTTCGCCGGGTTCTCCTGGCTGCCTCGCGCGACTACCCGGGCCGCGCTGCGCGGCCGCACCGACGCCAACCGCCGGGCCGGCGTTTCCGGCGATTCCGCTTCTAAGTCGAGGGGTTGCGGCGCCGCGTCGGTCGGCTTGGAGGGTGTCGCCATGAGGCGAAAATATAGCGAAAATCGAGTCCAGTCAACGCATCGGGGGACACCCGACCTGTCCTGCAATCGGAGCTTCCAATCCTATTCGGTGTCGGCGGGAGCTACTCGGTGTCAGCGGCAGGCGGGTCTTCGGCGTCCGCCGGGCCGTACACGTACCCGCGGTTCCCGAGGCAGATCTCGAGCCGGCGCTCGAAGAGGATCAGGTCTCCGCGCGCCCGGTTGCGCGCGTCGCGTCGGCAGCGGCGCCAGTCGCGCTCGAAAGCCGTGGCCTGGTCCTCGGGGTAGCTCCAGCAGCTCTTGCTGCTCGCGTTCTTGCAGGTGCCGGGTTCCGATGCGCAGCCCACCAGAGCAAAGACGAGCGTGCTCGCCACGCCGATGCCGCACAGCCAGAGTCTCGTGTTCATGATGTCGATTCCTTTCACGCGCGCAGCGCTGGCAACACGTGGCGCGCGACGAGGTCGCACGCTTCCGCGTGGGGATAGCCGGAGAGAATGAATGATTCGATGCCGAGGGCCTGGTAGGCCCGCAGCTTCGCCACCACCTGGTCCGGGTCGCCGACGAGCGCGGCGCCACAGCCGCTGCGCGCCCGGCCGATCCCCGTCCACAGATTCGCTTCGACGTAGCCCTCGTCGTCGGCCTCGCTGCGCACCGCGGCCTGCCGCGCGACGCCGGCCGACGCGTGATCGAGGGAGTGCTGACGGATCGCGGCCCCCGCGGCGTCCTCGAGCTTCGAGACGAGCTTGCGTGCGGCGTCGCGCGCATCGGACTCGCGCTCGCGCACGATCACGTGCACGCGGTAGCCGAAGCGCAGCGTGCGCCCGTGCTGCGTCGCCCGCGCGCGCATGTCGTCGAGCACCTCGGCCACGGCCTCGAGACGATCCGGCCACATCAAGAACACGTCGGCCGCCTGGGCCGCGGCTTCGCGCGCGTCCTCGCTGAAGCCGCCGAAGTAGAAGGGCGGGCAGCGTCCGCTCACGGTCCTGAGGCGCGGCGGGTCGACTTCGAGCTGATACCACTCGCCCTGGTGCGACACGGCCTCGCCGTTCAGGAGCGCGCGCAGGATCTGCATCACCTCCACCGAGCGCGCGTAGCGCGGGGCGGAGGGCACCGGCGCCCCGGCGAGATCGCTCGAGATGATGTTCACCGTGAGGCGGCCGCCGAGCATCTGGTCGAGGGTGGCGAGCTGGCGCGCCAGCATCGGCGGCCAGAGCTCTCCGCAGCGCACCGCCACCAGCAGCTTCAACTGTTCCAACTGGGGGGCGACCCCACCGGCGAACGCGATCGAGTCGATGCCGAGGGCGTATCCCGACGGCAACAGGCAGTTGTCGAAGCCGCCGCGGTCGGCGCGTCGGACGATGTCTCCGCAGTGCTCCCAGGAACTCACCAAGTGAGGGTTCGGAACCCCGAGGTACTCGGCGTCGTCGTCGCAGAGCGCTGCGAACCAGGCGACCTCGGGGGCGGAAGATGCGGGCTCGGACACGAAAAGGCTCCACAAACCGGTTGGCGCGATCCAAACTACCAGAGCACCGGGGCTTCCACGCGAGCTTCGGAGCCGCTGCTCCGCCACACGCCCTCACCCCACCTGGTTCGAGACTCCGCGCCCGGAGGCCTCGGCCGCTTCCGCCGACGGCATGCCGACCGCCGACGGGAATCGCTGGAAACTGGAGGCCCCGTGTCGTATCCGCCCGCCTATCCCCACGACCCGATCGAGGAGATCGGTCCCGACGTCTTCCTGGTGCGGGGATCGATCCCGCTGAACCGGCTGATGCGGATCACCCGCAACATGGTGATCGTGCGCCATGCCGGTGAGCTCACCCTGGTGGACCCGATCCGCCTGTCCGACACCGAAGAGGCCCGGCTGCGCACCCTTGGCACCGTGAAGCACCTGCTGCGCCTCGGCCCGATGCACGGTCTCGACGACCCCTACTGGAAGGACACCACGGGCGCCGAGCTCTGGACGCCGGGTCCTTCCGAGGCGTACCCCGAGCCGAAGGCCGATCACGTGGTCGAGCCGGGTGGTCCCTTGCCCATCCCCGAGGCCACCCTCTTCCGTTTCGAAGAAACCGTACAGGCCGAAGCGATGTTGTTGCTTCACAAGGGCCCGGGGCTGCTCGTCACCTGCGACGCGATCCAGCACTACGGCGACTACCGCCACAACAACCTGCCGGCCCGCATCATGATGCCGTTCATCGGTTTTCCGAAGACGACGATCGTCGGGCCGGTCTGGCTGAAGATCATGACGCGCGAGGGCCAGTCGTTGGAGGGCGAGTTCCGTCGGCTCCTGGAGCTCGACTTCGACGCGCTG
This genomic interval from Myxococcota bacterium contains the following:
- a CDS encoding LLM class flavin-dependent oxidoreductase, with protein sequence MSEPASSAPEVAWFAALCDDDAEYLGVPNPHLVSSWEHCGDIVRRADRGGFDNCLLPSGYALGIDSIAFAGGVAPQLEQLKLLVAVRCGELWPPMLARQLATLDQMLGGRLTVNIISSDLAGAPVPSAPRYARSVEVMQILRALLNGEAVSHQGEWYQLEVDPPRLRTVSGRCPPFYFGGFSEDAREAAAQAADVFLMWPDRLEAVAEVLDDMRARATQHGRTLRFGYRVHVIVRERESDARDAARKLVSKLEDAAGAAIRQHSLDHASAGVARQAAVRSEADDEGYVEANLWTGIGRARSGCGAALVGDPDQVVAKLRAYQALGIESFILSGYPHAEACDLVARHVLPALRA